From the Tripterygium wilfordii isolate XIE 37 chromosome 6, ASM1340144v1, whole genome shotgun sequence genome, one window contains:
- the LOC119999541 gene encoding uncharacterized protein LOC119999541, producing MTLEDFFTLTEMKDGLTAPSRVEELVTVMRKEKDSDIVKNIGDATRQWAAVASTIAATDNKDCLDLFIQLNGLCFIDRWLKDAAKFSADTSDGLVEESLTALLRAVEKLHIGNERSVTSGISITVKNLLNHKSSQVQDRAKALFDSWKQGTVDEAVHGVVEGVAEFNVSLPDSEIIKPECVDVGNSVSKRNGNGENNSAEPTRSDTLVSSGVDCLKQEVAEDRNIQTHNEEPCFNVTCDQSKVEDRSSNLLTSSVQESTSVKEASPTGTMEGTNADDSKQSATEVQPEVLELNGTSNDEKPVLRLNNLPEKLSTRASFSSATGDEEVYCRNDVATAQDVVTEPTSQNKIDDVGDVRTPASVPKVGIDDIGSTSRHSAQILKTDGQCGSDDFQDLSSTECRLGKTERTVTSICQMEDDGVSEEDKEHSSNDEDEDVRNFSEISRSRIHARSPDMIDERSDMEVEYGIVDALEVARQVAQAVEREVVDYRERSCSSSMENTTEKVARQPGSPDSVDGKQELSAEIPPRDMPAGQISSAEAYPKDERLAKNTLDNMGSELGRDEHDVETSHVIKADQEPEVNTEKDLCDFDLNQDVGFDETEHIANPISAPISVPASRPIAASGSSAAPLHFEGNLGWKGSAATSAFRPASPRRIGYDKTLPAGGTSSGSSQRQFSLEFDLNVTDGGDDKIHEITGSEIPGSSALHTAESCKSERHKLDLNLTSDDGDAPPSDLRIEGWLFHNRNGHRSMSPASSSSTMQPSARNFDLNERPYLLNNTSSDQGFFVGKSSQSSSAYGGPKPDDPVISIMGTRVEVSRKNFMPQTTSLPNGKDLDTAMDAITAREGSILGMAPTVSYPQSNVFGYSGLTNAPTMSFSSAMYGPGPGGSFPYMVDSRGTPVVPQVVASAVPPYSHSPLWLSPMNGVVPPRPNFDLNSGFTVEGGNRDSGVFRQFLMPVQSRPMEEHLRTSSQPSSSSGAGGKRKEPDGGWEPFPFNYRNQQPPWR from the coding sequence ATGACACTAGAAGATTTTTTCACCTTGACCGAGATGAAAGATGGGCTTACTGCCCCTTCTCGAGTCGAGGAACTGGTCACTGTCATGCGGAAGGAGAAAGATTCAGATATTGTAAAGAACATTGGCGATGCAACCAGACAGTGGGCTGCTGTTGCAAGCACCATTGCCGCAACGGATAATAAAGATTGTCTTGATCTCTTTATTCAGTTAAATGGACTATGTTTTATTGATAGATGGTTAAAGGATGCTGCTAAGTTTAGTGCTGACACAAGTGATGGCCTTGTGGAAGAGTCATTAACTGCACTATTACGGGCAGTGGAAAAGCTGCATATAGGCAATGAAAGGTCTGTTACCTCTGGGATCTCTATAACCGTCAAGAATCTTCTTAACCACAAAAGTTCTCAGGTTCAGGATAGAGCAAAGGCGCTGTTTGATAGCTGGAAGCAGGGTACTGTTGATGAGGCAGTCCACGGTGTTGTAGAGGGTGTTGCGGAATTTAATGTTAGTTTGCCTGATAGTGAGATTATTAAGCCAGAATGTGTTGATGTAGGTAATTCTGTTTCTAAAAGAAATGGCAATGGTGAAAATAATTCAGCAGAACCGACTAGATCCGACACTTTGGTCTCAAGTGGTGTAGATTGTCTTAAACAAGAAGTGGCGGAAGATCGAAATATTCAAACTCATAATGAGGAACCTTGCTTCAATGTTACTTGCGACCAGTCGAAAGTCGAGGATAGATCTTCAAATCTTTTGACATCCTCTGTTCAAGAAAGTACTTCTGTGAAGGAAGCATCTCCAACAGGTACCATGGAAGGGACCAATGCTGATGATTCCAAGCAGAGCGCTACTGAAGTGCAGCCAGAAGTTTTGGAGTTAAATGGGACCTCTAATGATGAAAAGCCAGTTCTCAGGCTCAACAATTTACCAGAAAAATTGAGTACAAGAGCTTCTTTCTCTAGTGCAACAGGAGATGAAGAAGTTTATTGTCGCAACGATGTTGCAACTGCTCAAGATGTTGTGACAGAACCTACTTCACAGAACAAGATTGATGACGTGGGTGATGTCAGGACTCCTGCATCTGTACCAAAGGTGGGGATAGATGACATAGGCAGTACAAGTCGACACAGTGCACAGATACTGAAGACTGATGGTCAATGTGGATCTGATGATTTCCAGGACTTATCTTCCACTGAGTGTAGGTTGGGGAAAACTGAGCGTACAGTTACTAGCATTTGTCAAATGGAAGATGACGGAGTTTCCGAGGAAGATAAAGAGCATAGCAGtaatgatgaagatgaggatgtGAGAAACTTTTCTGAAATCTCTAGATCAAGAATCCATGCTAGAAGTCCTGATATGATTGATGAGAGATCTGATATGGAGGTTGAGTATGGCATAGTAGATGCTCTTGAAGTTGCTCGACAAGTTGCTCAGGCTGTGGAGAGGGAAGTGGTTGATTACAGAGAACGTTCCTgcagttcatctatggagaataCTACAGAAAAGGTTGCAAGGCAGCCAGGTAGCCCGGATTCTGTAGATGGAAAGCAGGAATTATCTGCTGAGATCCCTCCTAGGGATATGCCTGCTGGGCAAATTAGTTCGGCAGAGGCCTATCCCAAGGATGAGCGACTGGCAAAAAATACTTTAGATAATATGGGCTCCGAACTTGGAAGAGACGAACATGATGTTGAAACTTCTCATGTTATCAAGGCAGATCAAGAACCTGAAGTGAACACAGAGAAAGACCTGTGTGATTTTGATCTGAATCAAGATGTCGGTTTTGATGAAACTGAGCATATTGCAAATCCAATATCTGCCCCAATTTCTGTTCCTGCATCGAGGCCAATAGCAGCTTCTGGATCCTCTGCAGCCCCTTTGCACTTTGAGGGGAATCTTGGATGGAAGGGATCGGCCGCTACTAGTGCTTTTCGTCCAGCATCACCTCGCCGGATCGGTTACGACAAGACTCTTCCTGCTGGGGGAACCAGCAGTGGTTCTAGTCAGAGGCAATTTTCCCTTGAATTTGATCTGAATGTAACTGATGGTGGAGATGATAAAATTCACGAAATAACTGGAAGTGAAATTCCAGGTTCATCTGCCCTTCACACTGCGGAATCTTGCAAATCAGAAAGGCACAAATTAGATTTAAATCTCACAAGTGATGATGGTGATGCCCCACCATCAGATTTGAGGATAGAAGGGTGGCTTTTTCACAATCGGAATGGCCATCGCAGCATGTCTCCtgcctcatcatcatcaacaatgcAGCCTTCAGCAAGGAACTTTGATTTGAATGAAAGACCATATCTTCTCAATAATACTTCTTCTGATCAAGGGTTCTTTGTCGGTAAGTCTTCCCAAAGTTCAAGTGCTTATGGAGGGCCTAAACCAGATGATCCTGTAATATCTATTATGGGCACCAGAGTTGAGGTCAGTAGAAAGAATTTTATGCCCCAAACTACATCCTTGCCAAATGGAAAGGATCTGGATACTGCAATGGATGCTATTACAGCTAGGGAGGGAAGTATATTGGGTATGGCTCCAACAGTATCGTACCCACAATCAAATGTTTTTGGTTACAGTGGACTGACCAATGCACCCACCATGTCCTTTTCCTCGGCAATGTATGGACCGGGTCCTGGCGGCTCATTCCCTTACATGGTGGATTCAAGGGGAACCCCTGTTGTGCCTCAAGTTGTCGCATCAGCAGTCCCCCCATATTCTCATTCGCCATTGTGGCTGAGTCCCATGAATGGTGTAGTGCCTCCGCGACCCAACTTTGATTTGAATTCTGGTTTCACAGTTGAAGGAGGAAACAGGGACTCTGGAGTTTTTAGGCAGTTTTTGATGCCTGTTCAAAGCAGGCCAATGGAAGAACATCTTAGGACCAGCTCCCAACCCTCCTCAAGTTCTGGAGCGGGTGGGAAAAGAAAGGAACCAGATGGTGGCTGGGAACCTTTCCCGTTTAACTACAGAAATCAGCAACCTCCTTGGAGATAG